The DNA window ACCAGTACGGCCTTGACTTCACGGTCCTCCGGTATGCCAACGTTTACGGCCCAAGGCAGGTTCCCCACGGAGAGGCCGGGGTCGTGGCCATCTTCATGGACCGGCTCCTCGCCAAAAGGCCATGCACTATCTACCACTTCCCAGACGCCCCAATGGGCATGATCCGCGACTATTGCTTTGTTGGAGACGTGGTGCAGGCGAACCTCTCCGCCCTCGAGCGGGGAAGCGGCACGGCCTTCAACATCGGTACCGGCAGGGAAACAAGGACCCGCGAGCTCTTTGACGCGATCTGTTCTGCTATCGAAAGAAAACTGCCCCTTGACCCCGCCCTCAAGGAGCCGCTCACGGCCATCGCCCGCCCCGGCGACCTGAGCCGTAGCTGCCTCTTGGTGGACCGCGCGCGAGAAGGCCTAAAATGGACGCCCACAACCGTGCTCGAAGATGGGCTTGCCAAGACCCTCCAGTGGAAACTCTCCACCCTTGCCGCATGAGTTCCGCCTTTCGAATCGCTGTCGTACAGAATACGCCCATTCATCTTGCGCCCTTTGAAAACTGGCGCAGGGTGAAAGAGGCAGCCGCGCGGCTCGCCGCATCCGGCGCCGATCTCATCCTCCTTCCCGAACTCTGGGCAACAGGACCCTTGGGTGATGGAGACGAAAAGATCGGGCAGGAGACCCCGAGGCTGGTCCATCTCATAGAGGAGACTGCTAAAAAACTCGGTGTGACCTTTGTCGGAACCCTTCCCGATCCGGATCAGGCCCCCGAAGGCCGCCTCTTCAATGCCACGTTCGTGACCGGCCCTGGCGGAACGCATGTGCCGTACCGCAAGATCCACCTCTTTGCCCCCCTAAGGGAGGACAGGGTCTATGCCCCGGGCCGGGAACCCGGAATCTATCGCATAAAACTTCGGGACCGGAAGATCCCTGTCGGCTTTCTGACATGTTTTGACCTCCGATTCCCGGAACTTGCCCGGCATCTTGCGTTTCAGGGGATCCAAATCCTCCTGGTCTCGGCCCTCTGGCCCAGCGTCCGGAAAGAGGCATTCATCCGCCTTCTCGAGGCCCGTGCCATCGAAAATCAGATCTTTGTCGCAGCAGCGAACGCCTGGGGAGAGACGGGCGGGGTCTTTTTCGGCGGCAAAAGCCGCATCTTAGGCCCCACCGGAGAGGTCATAGCCAAGGCCGAGGAGGGCGAGGACACCATAATCGCGGATGTGGATCTGGCAGACGTGGAAGAGGCCCGAAAGGCATTTGTAACGGTCCTTCCCCCAGGGGAATGGCTGCACCGGTCCAGCCGAAAGATCCTCGGGGAGGAAGGCCTCGCAAGACTCCTCGAACGAAGGGCCGTGACAGGGCAAAGGATGGTCTTTACGAACGGCTGTTTCGACCTTCTGCACGCAGGCCACGTGGACTATCTCGAAAAGGCCCGATCCCTCGGAGACCTCCTTGTGGTAGGGCTCAACAGCGATGCCTCCGTCCGGGTCCTCAAGGGGGAAGGCCGCCCGATCACGCCAGAAGACCAGCGTGCCCGCATACTGGCCGCCCTCGAATGCGTGGACGCCGTGGTCATCTTTGACGCCCCCACACCAATCCGCCTCATAGAGGCCCTTTGCCCGGAAGTACTCGTAAAGGGAGCGGACTGGAAGGAAGAGGAGATCGCCGGGGCCGATTACGTGAAATCCAGGGGAGGAAAGGTCGTCCGCATCCCATTCGAGCACGACGTCTCCACGAGCCGGATCCTCCACGCCATCGAGACGAGATCGTCAAAATCCTGACCAGCAGGAACATCCGGTTTTTGGGGGACAAATTCAAATATTCTTTTATTTTAGTTTGTTATTT is part of the Deltaproteobacteria bacterium genome and encodes:
- a CDS encoding NAD-dependent epimerase/dehydratase family protein, translating into MKILVTGGAGFIGSNVVDAYIEAGHEVVVVDNLYSGKRENLNPKARFYLMDIRSPELGKMLEFERPEIVNHHAAQISVPASVEDPLFDASVNIQGFLNLLEGARRYGVRKIIFISSGGAIYGEAKEYPTSESSPALPLSPYAIAKAVSENYLAFYRHQYGLDFTVLRYANVYGPRQVPHGEAGVVAIFMDRLLAKRPCTIYHFPDAPMGMIRDYCFVGDVVQANLSALERGSGTAFNIGTGRETRTRELFDAICSAIERKLPLDPALKEPLTAIARPGDLSRSCLLVDRAREGLKWTPTTVLEDGLAKTLQWKLSTLAA
- the rfaE2 gene encoding D-glycero-beta-D-manno-heptose 1-phosphate adenylyltransferase, translating into METLHPCRMSSAFRIAVVQNTPIHLAPFENWRRVKEAAARLAASGADLILLPELWATGPLGDGDEKIGQETPRLVHLIEETAKKLGVTFVGTLPDPDQAPEGRLFNATFVTGPGGTHVPYRKIHLFAPLREDRVYAPGREPGIYRIKLRDRKIPVGFLTCFDLRFPELARHLAFQGIQILLVSALWPSVRKEAFIRLLEARAIENQIFVAAANAWGETGGVFFGGKSRILGPTGEVIAKAEEGEDTIIADVDLADVEEARKAFVTVLPPGEWLHRSSRKILGEEGLARLLERRAVTGQRMVFTNGCFDLLHAGHVDYLEKARSLGDLLVVGLNSDASVRVLKGEGRPITPEDQRARILAALECVDAVVIFDAPTPIRLIEALCPEVLVKGADWKEEEIAGADYVKSRGGKVVRIPFEHDVSTSRILHAIETRSSKS